The following are encoded together in the Ranitomeya imitator isolate aRanImi1 chromosome 4, aRanImi1.pri, whole genome shotgun sequence genome:
- the LOC138674879 gene encoding olfactory receptor 10A3-like encodes MSGINRTSRREFFLLGFNHFQSLTPFLFTLFLIVYILTVVGNVLVVILVSISHRLKTPMYLFLRNLSICEVLFTTNIVPKMLQVLLQGGSTISFTGCMTQLYMFGATGMAECLLLTSMSYDRYLAICKPLHYSSIMNFKQHLYLVIFSWLYGLVLPIIAVSLIYSFDFCDSNTLDHFFCDLAPILELSCSDTSIVEFEVFAQSIPVFIFTFTYIVGTYFNIFLAIMRIPSEIGRQKAFSTCSSHLTVVCTYYGTMIILYVTPNRRQSITVNKTLSLLYSVVTPLLNPVIYSLRNQEIRKSLSSLFKRKV; translated from the coding sequence ATGAGTGGGATCAATAGGACGAGTAGGAGAGAATTCTTTCTTCTTGGCTTCAATCATTTTCAGAGTTTGACTCCCTTCCTCTTCACCCTGTTCCTAATCGTCTACATATTGACCGTGGTCGGAAATGTTTTGGTCGTCATCCTGGTATCGATCAGTCATCGCCTTAAAACCCCTATGTATCTATTCCTCAGGAACCTTTCAATCTGTGAAGTCCTTTTTACTACAAATATTGTGCCCAAAATGCTCCAGGTCCTTCTACAAGGAGGAAGCACCATTTCATTTACTGGCTGTATGACCCAACTCTACATGTTTGGAGCCACAGGGATGGCAGAATGTCTTCTTCTCACCTCAATGTCCTATGATCGGTACTTGGCCATCTGCAAGCCTTTGCACTATTCCTCCATCATGAATTTCAAGCAGCATCTGTACTTGGTCATCTTCTCTTGGCTGTATGGTCTAGTCCTACCTATAATTGCCGTAAGTCTCATCTATAGTTTTGACTTCTGTGACTCCAATACCCTTGACCACTTCTTCTGTGATCTTGCTCCAATCCTTGAACTATCTTGCTCCGACACCTCGATTGTGGAATTTGAAGTTTTTGCTCAATCTATTCCTGTCTTTATCTTTACCTTTACCTACATTGTAGGAACGTACTTCAATATTTTTCTGGCCATCATGAGGATACCCTCTGAAATTGGGCGCCAAAAGGCTTTCTCTACCTGTAGCTCCCATCTGACTGTAGTGTGCACTTATTACGGTACCATGATCATTTTATATGTCACCCCGAACAGGCGGCAGTCAATAACAGTCAACAAGACACTTTCCTTGCTGTACAGTGTGGTGACCCCATTGCTAAATCCAGTTATCTATAGTCTGAGAAATCAAGAAATACGGAAATCACTTTCTTCACTTTTTAAAAGAAAAGTATAA